From the Conexivisphaerales archaeon genome, the window AGAAAATGGTCAAATACACAACCGTTTCTATACCGCTCAACCTGCACAGAAGAATTGAAAAATTGCTCGAAGGCAAAACCGGATTCAAATCAGTTTCTGATTATGTTACATATGTGCTCCGGGAGGTCGTGGCCATGCATGAGACAAGACAAATTCCGGAGCCGTTTTCGGTTGAAGACCTGACAGAGTTGAAAAGGCGGCTTGCAGCACTCGGATACATGTAATGGAGCTACATTCTCTGGGGTTGCATAAACCATGAAGGTTGCAGTCTTTGCCCTCGATTCAGTTCCACCTGAAATGCTTTTCGAAAAGCTGCTTGATAAGCTGCCAAACACCAAAAGAATGTACCAGAGAGGCATGCATGGTGTTTTGCGCACTTGTCATCCTCCCATAACAGTTCCAGCATGGATGGTTATGATGACTGGGAAGAATCCGGGCAAACTAGGGATTTATGGCTTTAGGCACCGAAAGCCTAGTTCTTATACCGAAGGCTACATAGTCAACTCCTCGCATGTAAAAGAAAGAACGGTGTGGGAGATACTGGCTGAAAAGGGCAAGCGCTCAATCGTGATAGGAATTCCTCCCAGCTATCCTGTTAAGCACAAAGAAAACGTAACTATGGTATCATGCTTTCTGACCCCAAGCCAGGAAAGGGACTTTACAAATCCATCTGAGCTAAAACAGGAGATATTGAAGATAACTGGAGGAAGATACCTCTTCGATGTAACATTCAGGGTAGAAGACAGAGAGAGAATCAAAAGAGAGCTGTTCGAGATGACAGAGAAAAGATTTGATATAGCCGAATATCTGATAAAAAATAATCCTTGGGATCTTTTCATTCTTCATGAGATAGGTTTCGACAGGCTGCATCATGCTTTCTGGAAGTTCTTTGACCCAAGACATCCTAAACATATCAAGGGTAATGAATACGAAAGAATTGATGAAGAATACTACAGTATGGTTGACGAAAGGATAGGAAGACTGATGGGGATGTTTCCTGATGATTGCATAACATTCTTCCTTTCAGACCATGGGTCTGCTCCTATGATGGGAGCCTTCTGTGTAAACGAATGGCTCGAAAGTGTAGGCTACCTAAAGTTCAAACAAAAGCCGACAAACAAAGTTGAAATAGAGAAGGCGGAAGTCGATTGGAGCAAAACCAAGGCGTGGGGTTGGGGCGGATATTATGCCAGGATCTTCTTCAACGTAGCGGGAAGAGAGCCAAATGGGATTGTGCCACAGGAAGAACTAGAATACGAGAAGAAAAGACTGACTCAACTCATCCGTGAGATAAAAGATGAAGATGGTAGACCTATGGATAATAGGGTATTCGAACCAGAAAGCTTGTACGGGATAGCTATGGGCGATAAACCTGACCTGATGGTATACTTTGACAATCTCCGTTGGAGGTCAGCCGGAACGGTAGGGCATAACTCGATTTACCTGCATGAAAACGATACAGGTCCAGACGATTCCGTGCACTCTATGAACGGAATATTTCTGATGTATAATCCGCAAAAAAGCTACACTGAAAGACTTGTTCAAGTCAGAGCTGAGGATATCGCTCCCACCATACTTTCTCTCTTTGGCCTTGAGGGGGAATTGAAGAGCATAGATGGTGCTGTAATCCGGGAAGTGAAAGAATAATGATTGAGCAAGCCACGAATGAATCCCTAAGTGCAAATTTTGTTACAGCCAAAAAATCCAGACCTTCGGGGTTCACCGTTTGGTTCACCGGTCTACCTGCAGCTGGCAAATCTACTCTGGCACAACTTCTCAGAGACAGGCTTGACGACATTTACGATGGATACGTAGAGATCCTTGATGGAGACGAGATAAGAAAGGGTCTGTCAAAGGATTTGGGTCTGTCGAAGGAGGATAGAGAAGAGCATGCGAGAAGGGTATCTTATGTTGCAAAGGTACTTTCACGTAACGGAGTTGTTGCAATAGTAGCTCTGATATCACCTTACAGAAAATCAAGGGAGTTTGCAAAGGAACTGATTGGCGCTGACAGGTTTGTAGAAGTGTTTGTGAAGGCTTCATTAGAGACATGCAGAAGAAGGGATCCAAAAGGACTGTACGCAAAAGCCGAGAAGGGAGAAATTACAAACCTAACTGGCTTGCAGGAGCCTTACGAAGAACCCCTCAATCCAGATGTTGTCCTTGATACTGAAAGATTTGGACCGAACGAATGTGTGGAGCAGCTCGTATCGTATCTGCTCAAAAAAGGACTTTTATCCAGAGCCTATACAGTTTAACCTCTAATTCTTACTTAAAGAACTGACCAATGTATGCTCTTAGCAGACATACAAAAAAGTATTTCGATCCTTTGCGTAATCTAGGCTATGGAGAAGCGCTTCTTCATGAGAAGAATCGCAGGTATTAGCAAGGTAAGAAGTATTGGTATGCCTAGTGGGAACTCCGGTACTGATGTAGTTGGCGTACAACCTCCTCCAGTCCAGAAGTGGTCTATTATGTTGCCATTGAAGTCTTTTGGACTACTTCCGCCAACACCTATCTTCTGTGGAACTGTAAAGCAGTTGTTCGGTGAGGTCGTAGATGAGGTGCTGGGAATGGTAACTGTTATGCATGCAGAGCCATTGCCTGAACCATCTGTGGTAAGCAGCAGAACAGGAGAAGTCTGGCCTTCGACCTCATAGTAGTATTGTGTATCTGGAAGCGCTCCTGTTACAGTTATATTAACATCAATGCTGTTTCCGCCTACAACGATCGGATCCTGATTGTTATTGCTTGGCTGATTCGCTGCGAAACCACCACCGTCTTTCATGGTTGGTGAATATGGGCTGCCTGAACAACTTGATGATGCGGAGTAGTAGTGTATGTACCACGTACCTTGCGGAGATGAACCTGCATAAGCGAAGCTAAAGCTCAATACGCTAATCAAAACTACTAATGAAACCAAAGCAGCAAGTTTTCTAAGCATCCGAAAATGAATTTATATGCTGGAATTTAAGTCGTATGAATTTCTGCTCCATTACTGTGAACCTTCGGATCATGCTACCGACCTAGCTGCACCAGAAAAATGATATACCAAGAATAGAAAGTGCCTATACTACAATAACAAAATACGATGAAAAATTAACCCGTATGAACCCCTAGGCAGGTTTATTTACCTGCGTCAAAAGTTGGACCCTGATGGATTATAAAGCAGATAAGTCGACGTAAATTCATAAAGATAATTGTCATTGCTGGAACCACCTTAGCAACTAGCGTAGTAGCCTACAGGATTCTTTCTTCTCCCAATCAGAAAGAAAAACCGCCGTACCAACAAGGCGGAGGTAATAGTACAGCTGGACAGGGGGGAAACATTCCTCCTCCCACTGGAAACTGGTCCAATCTTAGAGGAGCATGCTACAGATGGCAGAACCTCACTTTGTCACCTGACCAGCCTCCAGCTCCTGACCCATCAGTCACATTTCCATTGATGAAACAGTTAGGTTTTAACTTGGCGAGGGTCGACAACCTGGATTGGAATTACATGTACCAGAACCAGAGCCAGTGCCAGCAACTTCTCGAGCAGGTGGCAAATTATGCAGACCAGAGCGGGGTTTCATGCATTTACCATTTTGGCGGGCAGAACAGCAACGTTATGCCAAGGGCATTAACTAGCTTGTATTCTAGTATATCAGCCTTCTATGATGCTTGGTGGGCTAATCAGACTATTCCCAGTGGCAGATACGCAGGCCTAACGTTGTGGGAGGCTTCATATCAGGGTTTTTGGAAGCCGGTTTTGCAGGCTGTTGACTCTCATAAATCAACCATAGGGTACGGATTATGGAACGAACCATCAGGCCTTCCCAACTCCCCAGGTCCGCTAGTGACCTTACACAACTACTATACCTACATAACACAAAGGATAAGAAGTGTTTCGAAAAAGGTGATAACTTTTCAAGTAACTTCAAACGGAGGAGGAGATGCAAGTTCGATAGCTGCTGTAGCCCCGACTCAAGACCTCTTACCATATGCTTTTGAAGGGCATATGTATTCTTATGACCCAGCTGCCTTTGCTGGCTGGGCTCAGGGAGTTCAGAAGATAGGAGGTTATGGATTACTTGGTGAATGGCATGTCAGCCCTTCAGATAGTAATCTTGAACAGGATATTACATTATACCTTAACCTCGTTAAGCAGTACGGTTTTGCCACAACGTGGTATAGCTGGACATGTGGAGGTAATACAGACCTTCTGCAACCTACCAGTTGTCAGCCTACTTCTGAATGTCAGCTTCTATCGACTCTGTACACCAAAGTTCTTGGTACTCCGTCATACCCATGAAGGTTGACATTAAAACTGTCTCAATTTGTGAATGCGAGGTGCGGGATTTGGACCCGCGTCGCCGCCTTGGGAGGGCGACGTCCTAGACCAGGCTAGACGAACCTCGCACACTAGCAGCTCAAAAGGCAGAGATTTAAATTGCTTCAGGTTTGTTTAGTGCATTAGAATCCTTAGAATTGGTAATACCATTTCTGACAGCCACTCGACCAAGCACTTCATCAGCAGTCAGCACTATGAACCCAGAGATCAGGAATAGAAGGGCCGCGATGTAAAAGGAGTATTGAAAGGCTATGTTTGACGGAGCGGAAAAGAAGAAAGGCTTACCATGCAGCATTCCAGCCATGTAGTAAGCTGAGAAGCTACTTATCAACGAACCAGCTATTGGTGCTCCTAGGCTGCTTCCAAGGGTGCGAAAGACTGTATTCATCGAAGTAGCTAGTCCCATTTCTCTGGGATCTACTGTGAGAACCAGCAGGTTTATTGTTGAAACCATCATAGAGCCTAAACCTATCGAAAAGATAATCATCCCTATGAAGAGCTGAGATGCAGTTGAAGATAAAGAGCAGAGCAGAAATCCAGCAGCTCCCACCACTGTGCCAAATAGTGCAACTGGCTTGACTCCAGTCTTTGATATCAGTATTCCCATCGCTGGAGCGACGAACATCATTATGAGAGCTACTGGAGCCAAGGAGAGACCTGTCCTGAGCACATCATAATTGAAGCCAACAGGAGAAGGAAGCTCGAGCTTGTAGACTATTGTTTGGAAGGCCAGAAACATTCCCAGACCAGAAACAAGTATGACCATATTTGTCACCAGAACGTTCTTCGTAGCCAACAGCTTGAAGTCGAGTATCGGTTCCTTCTGCCTTCTTTCAAACAGCACAAGAGGGATGAGCAGTATCAACCCTATTGCCAGTAGCCCGTCAACTGCAGGTGAATACCAGCCCCAGGATGGTCCCTCCGAAAGAGCTAGAACTATCATTGCTAACGAGCCGCCAAGCACTGCTGCACCTTTGTAATCCAAGATGGCATCAGGCCTTCTGTACCTTGATTCTCTCACTCTGCTGCTGATCAGCACTGCAAAGAGTATTGCGAAGGGAAGTGCAGTATGATAAGTTGTTCTCCAGCCAAAATCGTTGGAAAGATAAGCTCCAAGTGGAAGACCTATTGCGAAACCTGCTCCGAACATCCCGCTCAGCACTGCCTGAGCCCTTGGTATCATCTCCCTAGGGAACTCCTCTCTGACCAAGCTCATGGCTAGGGGAAACATCGTTAGTCCTATACCCTGAACTGTTCTCGTTATGACCAAGGTTTCGAAGTTGGGAGCAAATCCGGAGAAAGTTACTGCAGTTGCATAAATTATTAGAACGTATGTGAATATCCTCTTCTTTCCATAGATATCCCCCAGCTTTCCGATTATTGGATTAAGTGCAACCCCAGTCACCATGTATACTGATAA encodes:
- the cysC gene encoding adenylyl-sulfate kinase, coding for MIEQATNESLSANFVTAKKSRPSGFTVWFTGLPAAGKSTLAQLLRDRLDDIYDGYVEILDGDEIRKGLSKDLGLSKEDREEHARRVSYVAKVLSRNGVVAIVALISPYRKSREFAKELIGADRFVEVFVKASLETCRRRDPKGLYAKAEKGEITNLTGLQEPYEEPLNPDVVLDTERFGPNECVEQLVSYLLKKGLLSRAYTV
- a CDS encoding MFS transporter, producing the protein MNEQVYDSSYARKTLILFATFAIFVMYVESMLTPSLPVIADEFGVTASQVSLILSVYMVTGVALNPIIGKLGDIYGKKRIFTYVLIIYATAVTFSGFAPNFETLVITRTVQGIGLTMFPLAMSLVREEFPREMIPRAQAVLSGMFGAGFAIGLPLGAYLSNDFGWRTTYHTALPFAILFAVLISSRVRESRYRRPDAILDYKGAAVLGGSLAMIVLALSEGPSWGWYSPAVDGLLAIGLILLIPLVLFERRQKEPILDFKLLATKNVLVTNMVILVSGLGMFLAFQTIVYKLELPSPVGFNYDVLRTGLSLAPVALIMMFVAPAMGILISKTGVKPVALFGTVVGAAGFLLCSLSSTASQLFIGMIIFSIGLGSMMVSTINLLVLTVDPREMGLATSMNTVFRTLGSSLGAPIAGSLISSFSAYYMAGMLHGKPFFFSAPSNIAFQYSFYIAALLFLISGFIVLTADEVLGRVAVRNGITNSKDSNALNKPEAI
- a CDS encoding cellulase family glycosylhydrolase, whose translation is MSPDQPPAPDPSVTFPLMKQLGFNLARVDNLDWNYMYQNQSQCQQLLEQVANYADQSGVSCIYHFGGQNSNVMPRALTSLYSSISAFYDAWWANQTIPSGRYAGLTLWEASYQGFWKPVLQAVDSHKSTIGYGLWNEPSGLPNSPGPLVTLHNYYTYITQRIRSVSKKVITFQVTSNGGGDASSIAAVAPTQDLLPYAFEGHMYSYDPAAFAGWAQGVQKIGGYGLLGEWHVSPSDSNLEQDITLYLNLVKQYGFATTWYSWTCGGNTDLLQPTSCQPTSECQLLSTLYTKVLGTPSYP
- a CDS encoding alkaline phosphatase family protein, giving the protein MKVAVFALDSVPPEMLFEKLLDKLPNTKRMYQRGMHGVLRTCHPPITVPAWMVMMTGKNPGKLGIYGFRHRKPSSYTEGYIVNSSHVKERTVWEILAEKGKRSIVIGIPPSYPVKHKENVTMVSCFLTPSQERDFTNPSELKQEILKITGGRYLFDVTFRVEDRERIKRELFEMTEKRFDIAEYLIKNNPWDLFILHEIGFDRLHHAFWKFFDPRHPKHIKGNEYERIDEEYYSMVDERIGRLMGMFPDDCITFFLSDHGSAPMMGAFCVNEWLESVGYLKFKQKPTNKVEIEKAEVDWSKTKAWGWGGYYARIFFNVAGREPNGIVPQEELEYEKKRLTQLIREIKDEDGRPMDNRVFEPESLYGIAMGDKPDLMVYFDNLRWRSAGTVGHNSIYLHENDTGPDDSVHSMNGIFLMYNPQKSYTERLVQVRAEDIAPTILSLFGLEGELKSIDGAVIREVKE